A region from the Trachemys scripta elegans isolate TJP31775 chromosome 22, CAS_Tse_1.0, whole genome shotgun sequence genome encodes:
- the ODF3L2 gene encoding outer dense fiber protein 3-like protein 2: MLAVKPPVPFGVGRECPGPGQYRLPPTVGFVNHDYTKLISPAYSFHRRLNNGMYFKDSSPGPCYYVDPQLTRFGRSGGPSYSMLARAKTLAQPRTPGPGRYSPEKAPPVTQRRPPSFTMGSRTKYRRVDPVPAPNSYTLPSLLGSGVPSKPSSPSVTISGRNKHGGFSEDLSQTPGPGHYNRTDPNTYLHRAPAFSIRGRCSAPGAAFRTPGPGTHSPEKVTTHRTRAPAYSLGVRHSELVTPLIVDVSQWGSSSLASDHWP; encoded by the exons ATGCTTGCTGTGAAGCCCCCGGTTCCCTTTGGCGTGGGGCGAGAGT GCCCCGGGCCGGGACAGTACCGTCTGCCTCCTACTGTCGGATTTGTCAACCACGACTACACCAAGTTAATCAGCCCAGCGTATTCCTTTCACAGGAGACTCAACAATGGCA TGTACTTTAAAGACTCAAGCCCAGGTCCCTGCTATTACGTGGACCCGCAACTCACTCGCTTTGGCAGGAGCGGAGGCCCGTCCTATTCCATGCTGGCGAGAGCAAAGACCCTGG CGCAGCCACGGACCCCTGGGCCAGGCAGGTACAGTCCAGAGAAAGCCCCACCTGTCACCCAGCGCAGGCCGCCGTCTTTCACCATGGGATCTCGTACCAAGTACCGGCGGGTGGATCCCGTCCCTGCCCCGAACAGCTACACTCTCCCCTCGCTGCTGGGCTCCGGGGTCCCCAGCAAACCGTCCAGCCCTAGTGTCACCATCTCAGGGCGGAACAAACATGGTGGCTTTTCTGAGGACTTGTCCCAAACGCCTGGCCCCGGCCACTACAACAGGACAGATCCCAACACCTACTTGCACCGGGCACCTGCCTTCTCCATTCGGGGGCGATGCAGTGCGCCCGGGGCCGCCTTCCGGACACCGGGGCCTGGAACGCACAGCCCCGAAAAGGTGACCACCCACAGGACAAGAGCCCCAGCCTACTCCCTGGGTGTCCGGCACTCCGAACTTGTCACGCCTCTCATTGTGGATGTTTCCCAGTGGGGCAGCAGTTCTCTGGCGTCAGATCACTGGCCTTGA